Proteins from a genomic interval of Cupriavidus pauculus:
- a CDS encoding PAAR domain-containing protein, producing the protein MKDPVLLGDATSHQGVVRTASSTFVIGGRRVALVGDIVSCPRHGDNPIVEGGEGYSEQGRRLVVHGCRSQCGSVVLAAPSGARFA; encoded by the coding sequence ATGAAAGATCCCGTGCTGCTAGGCGATGCCACCAGCCATCAAGGTGTTGTGAGGACCGCATCGTCGACGTTTGTCATTGGCGGCCGGCGCGTGGCGCTGGTGGGGGATATCGTGTCCTGTCCCAGGCATGGAGATAATCCTATTGTCGAGGGCGGCGAGGGGTATAGCGAGCAGGGCCGACGGCTGGTGGTGCATGGGTGTCGATCGCAATGCGGCAGTGTCGTGCTGGCCGCGCCGTCTGGAGCCAGGTTCGCATGA
- a CDS encoding NAD(P)H-dependent flavin oxidoreductase encodes MNTAFPQHTSHPLLARLGLRLPIIQAPMAGVSTPAMAAAVSEAGGLGSLGVGAMDAEGARQVIRETRALTARPFNINLFCHAPAQPDAERESGWLAYLASAFAEFGATPPANLREIYKSFVVDDEMYQMLLEEKPAVVSFHFGLPPQDRIDALRAAGIVLLASATSLQEARLIEAAGIDAVVAQGIEAGGHRGVFDTAAEDEGLGTFALVRLLVARTRLPVIAAGGIMDGAGIAAALALGAVAAQLGTAFVATDESAADAAYRSALTAAETRPTTLTRAISGRAARGFTSHFTRLGTAAGAPAIPDYPVTYDAGKALHAAAKAKGVSDYAAQWAGQAVPLARAMPAGEMVFVLEQELKAALDQLAGLRATLA; translated from the coding sequence ATGAACACCGCCTTCCCGCAGCACACTTCCCACCCTCTGCTGGCCCGTCTGGGCCTCCGGCTGCCGATCATCCAGGCGCCGATGGCCGGCGTCAGCACGCCCGCCATGGCGGCGGCGGTATCCGAGGCCGGCGGCCTGGGCTCGCTCGGCGTCGGCGCCATGGACGCCGAAGGCGCGCGCCAGGTCATCCGCGAGACGCGCGCGCTAACCGCCCGCCCGTTCAATATCAACCTGTTCTGCCACGCGCCGGCCCAGCCCGACGCCGAGCGCGAGTCTGGGTGGCTGGCCTACCTGGCGTCCGCGTTTGCCGAATTCGGCGCCACGCCGCCCGCCAACCTGCGCGAGATCTACAAGAGCTTCGTGGTCGACGACGAGATGTACCAGATGCTGCTGGAAGAGAAGCCGGCCGTGGTCAGCTTCCATTTCGGGCTGCCGCCGCAGGATCGCATCGACGCGCTGCGCGCCGCCGGCATCGTGCTGCTGGCCAGCGCCACGTCGCTGCAGGAAGCGCGGCTGATCGAGGCGGCCGGCATCGACGCCGTGGTGGCCCAGGGTATCGAGGCCGGCGGGCACCGTGGGGTATTCGACACCGCGGCCGAGGACGAAGGGCTGGGCACGTTTGCGCTGGTGCGCCTGCTGGTAGCGCGCACACGGCTGCCGGTGATCGCCGCTGGCGGCATCATGGACGGCGCGGGGATCGCGGCGGCACTGGCGCTGGGCGCGGTTGCCGCGCAACTGGGCACGGCGTTCGTGGCCACCGACGAATCGGCCGCCGACGCGGCCTACCGCAGCGCGCTAACGGCGGCCGAAACCCGCCCGACCACGCTGACGCGCGCCATCTCCGGCCGCGCCGCACGCGGCTTCACCAGCCATTTCACCCGGCTGGGCACCGCCGCCGGCGCGCCTGCGATTCCGGACTACCCGGTCACCTACGACGCCGGCAAGGCGCTGCACGCGGCGGCCAAGGCCAAGGGCGTCAGCGACTACGCGGCGCAATGGGCCGGCCAGGCCGTGCCGCTGGCGCGCGCGATGCCGGCCGGCGAGATGGTCTTCGTGCTGGAACAGGAACTGAAGGCCGCGCTCGACCAACTGGCCGGGCTGCGGGCCACGCTGGCCTGA
- a CDS encoding T6SS immunity protein Tli3 family protein, with the protein MIAYRHILGVFAIAAILTTGCANPSSNRSEEMRNVEVPPQVIYRIDDHRYISLEDYKHCYFGTTYYNDTRLGIRTKFGRGGGIASYRGRLINADPTGRNIVVPSSYPPMGVCPDKGCNIAFIYSTDGGRSFRSGGYYMKNSRSPFEDSAQYIVAATADRIYIAEKIARDIDDYWVEQYPLVSGIDLRQPLPPGIKGDYFRASRRPNYLNGLHTPSGQEYISCDDSIRPSNFPKPTP; encoded by the coding sequence TTGATTGCATATCGCCACATTCTGGGCGTTTTCGCCATCGCAGCCATCCTCACCACCGGCTGCGCAAATCCGTCGTCGAATCGTTCGGAGGAAATGCGGAATGTCGAAGTGCCACCGCAAGTTATCTATCGCATCGACGATCATCGCTATATCTCGCTGGAGGACTATAAGCACTGCTACTTTGGAACTACGTACTACAACGACACGCGTCTGGGTATCCGTACCAAGTTTGGCAGGGGTGGCGGCATAGCGAGCTACAGGGGAAGACTGATCAATGCCGACCCAACGGGCCGAAATATTGTCGTTCCCTCCTCGTACCCACCTATGGGGGTGTGCCCGGACAAGGGCTGCAATATTGCATTCATCTATTCGACGGATGGCGGACGTTCTTTCAGAAGTGGCGGCTACTATATGAAAAATTCGCGTAGTCCTTTTGAGGACTCGGCCCAATACATCGTGGCTGCCACAGCAGACCGAATCTACATCGCAGAGAAGATTGCCCGCGATATTGATGACTATTGGGTCGAGCAGTATCCCCTTGTTTCGGGCATTGACCTTCGTCAGCCTCTGCCTCCAGGCATCAAGGGCGATTACTTCCGCGCATCGCGGCGCCCCAACTACCTAAACGGCCTCCACACCCCCTCCGGCCAGGAATACATTTCCTGCGACGACTCCATCCGCCCGTCCAATTTCCCGAAACCTACCCCATGA
- a CDS encoding LysR family transcriptional regulator, which produces MDRFDAMRLYTRVVERRSFTLAAGDMDVPRSTVTKVIADLEKRLGVRLLQRTTRVVRPTLDGEAYYRRCLRILDDIEDAEGGFSGAEPRGMLRIEVQGTLARHFLMPGFPDFLARYPQLQITMSEGDRWVDLVQEGVDCVLRYGRLPDSELVARQVAMLDRLTCATPAYLARFGTPASFDALDGHRMVAIRQMSTGNVTPLEFTVGDDLKTVSLPCPLAVTGTESYLTGIELGLGMAQVPRFHVIDQLRRGSLVEILRDTPPPSQPVSLLYPRSRQLSPRVRAFLDWAAGEFARSPLLA; this is translated from the coding sequence TTGGACCGATTCGATGCGATGCGGCTCTACACCCGCGTGGTGGAGCGCCGCAGCTTCACGCTGGCTGCCGGCGACATGGACGTGCCCCGGTCGACGGTGACCAAGGTCATTGCCGATCTGGAGAAACGGCTAGGGGTTCGGCTGCTCCAGCGCACCACCCGCGTGGTCCGCCCGACGCTGGACGGCGAAGCGTATTACCGCCGCTGCCTGCGCATCCTCGACGATATCGAGGACGCCGAGGGCGGTTTCAGCGGGGCCGAGCCGCGCGGGATGCTGCGGATCGAGGTGCAGGGCACGCTGGCGCGCCATTTCCTGATGCCCGGCTTTCCCGATTTCCTGGCGCGCTACCCGCAGTTGCAGATCACGATGAGCGAAGGGGACCGGTGGGTGGACCTTGTGCAGGAAGGCGTCGACTGCGTGCTGCGCTACGGGCGGCTGCCCGACAGCGAACTGGTGGCGCGGCAGGTGGCGATGCTGGACCGGCTGACCTGCGCCACGCCCGCCTATCTGGCGCGGTTCGGCACGCCGGCCAGCTTTGACGCGCTGGACGGCCACCGCATGGTCGCCATCCGCCAGATGAGCACCGGCAATGTCACGCCGCTGGAATTCACCGTCGGTGATGACCTGAAGACCGTGTCGCTGCCGTGCCCGCTCGCAGTGACCGGCACGGAGAGCTATCTCACCGGCATCGAACTCGGGCTCGGGATGGCGCAGGTGCCGCGCTTTCACGTGATCGACCAGCTTCGGCGCGGCTCGCTGGTCGAAATCCTGCGCGACACGCCGCCGCCGTCCCAGCCCGTGTCGCTGCTCTATCCCCGCTCGCGGCAGCTTTCGCCGCGCGTGCGGGCGTTCCTGGACTGGGCGGCTGGCGAGTTTGCCCGCAGCCCGTTGCTGGCCTGA
- a CDS encoding SDR family oxidoreductase, with protein sequence MTTFSSTSAPTGQRVAIVTGASRGIGAAIARRLGADGFTVVVNYAGSASDAEAVAANIEAAGGRALTHQADVGDAAAVARMFAAAEAAFGGVDVLVNNAGIMKLATVAESDDALFDSIMRINVKGSFNTMREAARRLRDGGRIINLSSSLVGLLMPTYGVYAASKAAVEAMTHVLMKEVRGRNITVNAVAPGPTATELFLDGKSPELIDKMAKMAPLERLGKPEDIANAVAFLAGADGSWINGQTLRANGGII encoded by the coding sequence ATGACCACTTTCTCGTCCACTTCCGCCCCGACTGGCCAGCGCGTTGCCATCGTCACGGGCGCCTCGCGCGGCATCGGCGCCGCCATCGCCCGCCGGCTGGGCGCCGATGGGTTTACCGTCGTCGTCAACTATGCCGGCAGTGCCAGCGATGCCGAGGCCGTCGCCGCCAACATCGAGGCCGCGGGTGGCCGCGCGCTGACCCACCAGGCCGACGTCGGCGACGCCGCCGCCGTCGCGCGCATGTTTGCCGCCGCCGAAGCCGCGTTTGGCGGGGTGGACGTGCTGGTCAACAACGCCGGCATCATGAAACTGGCGACCGTGGCGGAAAGCGACGACGCCCTGTTCGACAGCATCATGCGCATCAACGTCAAGGGCAGCTTCAACACGATGCGCGAAGCCGCCCGCCGGCTGCGCGACGGCGGCCGGATCATCAACCTGTCGTCGAGCCTGGTGGGACTGCTGATGCCGACCTACGGCGTCTACGCGGCGTCCAAGGCGGCCGTCGAAGCCATGACCCACGTGCTGATGAAGGAAGTGCGCGGCCGCAATATCACCGTGAACGCCGTGGCTCCCGGCCCGACCGCCACCGAACTGTTCCTCGACGGCAAATCGCCGGAACTGATCGACAAGATGGCAAAAATGGCACCGCTGGAACGCCTGGGCAAGCCGGAGGACATCGCCAATGCCGTGGCCTTCCTGGCCGGCGCGGACGGGTCGTGGATCAACGGCCAGACACTGCGGGCCAACGGCGGAATTATCTGA
- a CDS encoding T6SS immunity protein Tli3 family protein: MLRLSFCSVAIFGLAGCVYAPPSAQVENVNPIVPPQVIYRIDDHRFVSLEDYKHCYFGTTYYNDTRQGIRTKFGRGGGIASYRGRLINADPTGQNIVIPSSYPPNAACPDKGCNIAFIYSTDAGRTFLSGGYYMRDSPNPFRDSKDYIVAATTDRIYIARKWRTDDYYVTQYPLAPGIDLRPYRHGEPPRPEVKTTVRGERFSASRRPNYLDGLRTPSGQEYVSCDDSIRPANLSK; the protein is encoded by the coding sequence ATGCTACGCCTAAGTTTTTGTAGTGTTGCTATTTTTGGGCTCGCAGGATGTGTCTACGCGCCGCCCAGCGCTCAGGTCGAAAACGTTAATCCGATCGTGCCACCCCAGGTGATATACCGCATCGATGATCATCGTTTCGTCTCCCTTGAGGACTACAAGCACTGTTACTTCGGTACAACGTACTACAACGACACACGTCAGGGCATTCGCACCAAGTTCGGTAGAGGCGGCGGCATAGCCAGCTATAGAGGGCGGCTCATCAACGCAGACCCGACAGGACAGAACATCGTTATTCCGTCGTCTTATCCTCCCAATGCTGCATGTCCAGACAAGGGGTGCAATATAGCTTTCATTTATTCGACAGATGCCGGCAGAACCTTTCTTAGTGGCGGTTATTACATGCGAGATTCCCCGAATCCATTTAGGGATTCTAAGGACTACATCGTCGCCGCCACCACAGATCGAATTTATATTGCTAGGAAATGGAGAACGGATGACTACTACGTCACCCAGTATCCATTGGCTCCCGGCATTGACCTTCGACCATACCGTCATGGCGAACCGCCGCGACCTGAAGTCAAGACGACAGTCCGAGGTGAGAGGTTTTCCGCATCGCGGCGCCCCAACTACCTCGACGGCCTCCGCACCCCCTCCGGCCAGGAATATGTCAGCTGCGACGACTCGATTCGTCCGGCCAATTTGAGCAAGTGA
- a CDS encoding T6SS effector phospholipase Tle3 domain-containing protein produces the protein MADQTGETTMDAVAPQAKASPQQARPKEATRVVPTQRDAHGNPYWESYMTPDSFGVRAEAQIPPHLPGVIIFVHGVNSEGEWYDAAEKALCEGLNERLGLGGSEFRLEENSYIDREVEAPHRMHERRYDFHDPGRSPVIRFFWGYREPEAVAAQGKYKVPLRNISGVDFAKRSKDDQGPWFWGGGPFQNGTNNLQQMWSGKGFSRHLFGVVNLQLLNTEPERQLQDAPARDYYPHAAQRLANLIDKIRARYPHDTITVMSHSQGTMIAMAAAALCSTRAPDALFLMNSPFALDDKITDFATSGNDRPTAAAREKTFRNIANRIRADRRMLDDRLKGLLQVGKTPDGKPWRPDAQLTLELAERDNHGRLYVYFSPHDRVMGMSALESIGWQGVSSRLLEELGETVKQRMLARLTPCGDAPGIKRFGTLPDMKGGELADPKSPKEFWDGNRGPIFNSIKVWTVPATGQTVSINAETVPRPLTAEETKNFDVSITDESVQPLGAREPESGDYLDRGYPYFESIYEPEKYKDRGEDIYNGNQRIRTKETHAEVREWLKDYKPEPPDHSTLPLNSEFMRRVAAYDLPVGFCEAFDDRKFWRELMLDADWTQMTDDYFDKGSLLRPMMPSAYIDQEKVSDAIEEARIHNQNVRRG, from the coding sequence ATGGCCGATCAAACTGGCGAAACAACGATGGACGCTGTGGCTCCCCAGGCCAAGGCGTCGCCGCAGCAGGCTCGACCCAAGGAAGCCACCCGCGTCGTACCGACCCAGCGGGACGCCCACGGCAACCCGTACTGGGAGTCGTACATGACCCCCGACAGTTTTGGCGTCCGGGCCGAAGCCCAGATCCCGCCGCATCTGCCCGGCGTGATTATTTTTGTGCACGGGGTGAATTCGGAGGGGGAGTGGTATGACGCGGCCGAGAAGGCGTTGTGTGAGGGGTTGAATGAGAGGTTGGGGCTGGGAGGGAGCGAGTTTCGGCTCGAAGAGAATAGCTATATCGATCGGGAGGTAGAGGCGCCTCACCGTATGCACGAACGCCGGTACGACTTCCACGACCCAGGCAGGTCCCCGGTGATTCGTTTTTTTTGGGGCTACCGTGAACCAGAAGCCGTCGCAGCGCAAGGGAAGTACAAAGTGCCACTTCGAAACATCAGCGGAGTGGATTTCGCCAAGCGCTCGAAAGATGACCAGGGACCGTGGTTCTGGGGCGGCGGGCCGTTCCAGAATGGCACCAACAACCTGCAACAGATGTGGAGTGGCAAGGGTTTCAGCCGCCACCTGTTCGGCGTCGTCAATCTCCAACTGCTGAATACCGAGCCGGAGCGCCAACTGCAGGACGCGCCGGCGCGAGACTATTACCCCCACGCCGCTCAACGGCTGGCCAATCTGATCGACAAGATACGCGCCCGATATCCGCACGACACGATTACCGTCATGTCGCATAGCCAGGGCACCATGATCGCCATGGCGGCTGCGGCACTGTGCAGCACCCGGGCGCCAGACGCGCTGTTCCTGATGAATTCGCCGTTTGCCCTCGACGACAAGATCACGGATTTCGCGACAAGCGGTAATGACCGCCCGACTGCAGCGGCGCGTGAAAAGACCTTCCGAAATATCGCTAATCGCATCCGCGCCGACAGGCGCATGCTCGATGACCGCCTCAAAGGGCTGCTCCAGGTTGGCAAGACCCCCGACGGCAAGCCCTGGCGCCCCGACGCCCAACTGACTCTGGAACTCGCCGAACGGGATAACCATGGGCGGTTGTACGTTTATTTCAGTCCGCACGATCGGGTGATGGGCATGTCCGCTTTGGAGAGTATCGGCTGGCAGGGTGTCAGCAGCCGGCTGCTGGAGGAACTGGGCGAAACGGTCAAGCAGCGGATGCTGGCCCGGCTCACCCCTTGCGGAGATGCGCCCGGCATCAAGCGCTTCGGCACGCTGCCCGACATGAAGGGCGGTGAACTGGCCGATCCAAAGTCTCCCAAGGAATTCTGGGATGGCAATCGCGGGCCGATTTTCAACAGTATCAAGGTATGGACCGTGCCGGCCACTGGCCAGACAGTCAGCATCAATGCCGAGACAGTGCCCCGACCGCTAACGGCGGAAGAAACGAAGAACTTCGACGTCAGTATCACGGATGAGAGTGTGCAGCCATTAGGCGCGCGGGAACCAGAGAGCGGCGATTATTTGGATCGCGGGTATCCCTACTTCGAATCCATCTACGAGCCGGAGAAATACAAGGATCGTGGCGAAGATATCTACAACGGAAATCAACGCATTCGGACGAAGGAAACGCACGCTGAAGTGCGTGAATGGTTAAAGGACTACAAGCCGGAGCCACCCGACCATAGCACGCTGCCTCTGAACAGCGAGTTCATGAGGCGCGTCGCCGCCTACGATTTGCCCGTAGGTTTCTGTGAGGCGTTTGATGATCGTAAGTTCTGGCGCGAATTAATGCTGGATGCTGACTGGACGCAAATGACAGATGATTATTTTGATAAGGGAAGCCTATTAAGACCAATGATGCCGTCCGCATATATTGACCAGGAAAAGGTTTCGGATGCTATCGAAGAGGCTCGAATCCATAATCAGAACGTAAGGAGAGGCTGA
- a CDS encoding LysR substrate-binding domain-containing protein has protein sequence MELAELEIFRAVAREQSVTRAAKALERVQSNVTTRVKQLEESLGVTLFQRANRQMILTPAGQRLLGYADQLLALAEEARQSMRADAPSGRLRVGSMESTAATLLPGPLGRFHAAWPDVDVELTTGTSQALADAVLERRLDCAVVAHPGAGAHKDIDLAELGDGLDGTFLKTEELVLVLPATHPKVRRPVDVTLRQLAAFARGCTYRRCAEDWLEQAGDGVRRRLTVIELPSYHAILAQVTAGSAVAIVPRSLLAMHDDGAAWQTVPVRKVHTFLIQRAGFTTSAFEAFQQALRRS, from the coding sequence GTGGAACTGGCCGAACTCGAAATCTTCCGGGCCGTGGCGCGTGAGCAGAGCGTCACGCGCGCGGCCAAGGCGCTGGAACGCGTGCAATCCAACGTCACCACCCGCGTCAAGCAGCTTGAGGAAAGCCTGGGCGTGACGCTGTTCCAGCGCGCGAACCGGCAGATGATCCTGACGCCGGCCGGGCAGCGGCTGCTGGGCTACGCCGACCAGTTGCTGGCGCTGGCCGAGGAAGCGCGCCAGTCCATGCGCGCGGACGCCCCGAGCGGCCGGCTGCGCGTGGGATCGATGGAAAGCACGGCGGCCACGCTGCTGCCGGGGCCGCTGGGCCGCTTCCATGCCGCGTGGCCCGACGTCGACGTGGAACTGACCACCGGTACGTCGCAGGCGCTGGCCGACGCGGTACTGGAACGGCGGCTCGATTGCGCGGTGGTGGCGCACCCGGGCGCCGGCGCCCACAAGGACATCGACCTGGCGGAACTGGGCGACGGCCTGGACGGCACGTTTCTCAAGACCGAGGAACTGGTGCTGGTGCTGCCGGCCACCCATCCCAAGGTGCGCCGCCCCGTGGACGTGACGCTGCGGCAGCTGGCCGCCTTTGCCCGGGGCTGCACCTATCGGCGCTGTGCCGAAGACTGGCTCGAACAGGCCGGCGACGGCGTGCGCCGCCGCCTGACCGTCATCGAACTGCCCTCCTATCACGCGATCCTGGCCCAGGTGACGGCCGGGTCGGCGGTCGCGATCGTGCCGCGGTCCCTGCTGGCGATGCACGACGACGGCGCCGCGTGGCAGACCGTGCCCGTGCGCAAGGTCCACACGTTCCTGATCCAGCGGGCCGGCTTTACCACGTCGGCCTTCGAAGCATTCCAGCAGGCGCTGCGCCGTAGCTAG
- a CDS encoding xanthine dehydrogenase family protein molybdopterin-binding subunit: protein MSETTLPPLEADQQPMAPGNAGPAGIGTPLPRIDGLAKVTGTARYAAEHQSPDLCYGVAVNSTIARGRIARIDTDAARAFPGVLDVLTHDHRPPMRSMRFFYKDMTAPAGKPFRPLHDDEIHYSGQPVALVVATSFEAARHAATLVRVEYAPAPHETNLLARRDAAHEPSPLKVGFSKPPKPKGNPDAAFAGAEVKVDAQFYAGVEHHNPMEMHASTVIRDSRGHLLIYDKTQGSQNSRWMVSRVFGLPGRKVTVRNPFVGGAFGSGLRPQYQLLLAVMASLHLKRSVRVVLTRQQMFTFGHRPETWQRVRLGATRDGRLTSIIHEAIAETSRQEDYVEVVVNWSGQLYACDNIRYVYKLVALDQYTPMDMRAPGAAHGVHAIEVAMDELSYAAGIDPLALRRINYATRDGNQGLPFSTKQLMDCYEQGARAFGWDQRPLAPRAMRDGNELVGWGMATGTWDALQMAARASATLLADGRLEITCAASDIGTGTYTAISQIAADAMGIAVERVIFRLGDSDLPFAPIEGGSSHIATVGSAVDGACEKLRRQLWRLARTVKGRGFEQCAFDDVEFADGAMRLRQQPDTSIPLDSLLLACGKTQLGVRHLLLPDVRKQKQTVRAVHSAVFCEVRVDEALGAVRVTRVVSAVAAGRIVNPLTARSQISGGVVWGISQALFEETLSDHRLGRFMNHNLAEYHIAANADIRDIDVIFVEEDDRIVSRIGAKGVGEIGIVGVAAAISNAIYHATGKRLRTTPMTPDKLVAG, encoded by the coding sequence ATGAGCGAAACCACGCTGCCGCCGCTGGAAGCCGACCAGCAGCCGATGGCCCCCGGCAACGCCGGCCCGGCCGGCATCGGCACCCCGCTGCCGCGCATCGACGGCCTGGCCAAGGTCACCGGCACCGCCCGCTACGCGGCCGAGCACCAGTCGCCCGACCTCTGCTACGGCGTGGCGGTCAACAGCACGATCGCGCGCGGCCGGATTGCGCGGATCGACACCGACGCGGCCCGCGCCTTTCCCGGCGTGCTGGACGTACTGACGCACGACCATCGCCCGCCGATGCGGTCGATGCGCTTCTTCTACAAGGACATGACCGCTCCGGCCGGCAAGCCGTTCCGGCCGCTGCACGACGACGAGATCCACTACAGCGGCCAGCCCGTGGCGTTAGTGGTGGCCACGTCGTTCGAGGCCGCCCGACACGCGGCCACGCTGGTGCGTGTGGAATACGCGCCGGCGCCCCACGAGACCAACCTGCTGGCCCGGCGCGACGCCGCGCACGAGCCCAGCCCGCTGAAGGTGGGCTTTTCCAAGCCGCCCAAGCCCAAGGGCAATCCCGACGCGGCGTTCGCGGGCGCCGAGGTCAAGGTGGACGCCCAGTTCTACGCCGGCGTGGAGCACCACAATCCGATGGAGATGCACGCCAGCACCGTGATCCGGGACAGCCGCGGCCATCTGCTCATCTATGACAAGACGCAGGGCTCGCAGAATTCGCGCTGGATGGTGTCCCGCGTGTTCGGTCTGCCCGGCCGCAAGGTCACGGTGCGCAACCCGTTTGTCGGCGGCGCGTTCGGGTCCGGGCTGCGGCCGCAGTACCAGTTGCTGCTGGCCGTGATGGCGTCGCTGCATCTGAAGCGGTCCGTCCGCGTGGTGCTGACGCGCCAGCAGATGTTCACGTTCGGCCATCGGCCGGAGACCTGGCAGCGCGTGCGGCTGGGCGCCACGCGCGACGGCCGGCTCACGTCGATCATCCACGAAGCCATCGCCGAGACGTCGCGGCAGGAAGACTACGTCGAGGTGGTGGTCAACTGGTCCGGGCAGCTCTACGCCTGCGACAACATCCGCTACGTGTACAAGCTGGTGGCGCTGGACCAGTACACGCCGATGGACATGCGCGCGCCCGGCGCCGCGCATGGCGTACACGCGATCGAAGTGGCCATGGACGAGTTGTCGTACGCGGCCGGCATCGATCCGCTGGCGCTGCGCCGCATCAACTACGCCACGCGCGACGGCAACCAGGGGCTGCCGTTCTCGACGAAGCAGCTGATGGACTGCTACGAGCAGGGCGCGCGCGCGTTCGGCTGGGATCAGCGGCCGCTGGCACCGCGCGCGATGCGCGACGGCAACGAACTGGTCGGCTGGGGCATGGCGACGGGCACCTGGGACGCGCTGCAGATGGCCGCCCGCGCCAGCGCCACACTGCTGGCCGACGGCCGGCTGGAAATCACCTGCGCGGCCAGCGACATCGGCACCGGCACCTATACGGCCATCAGCCAGATTGCCGCCGATGCGATGGGCATCGCCGTGGAACGGGTGATCTTCCGGCTGGGCGACTCGGACCTGCCGTTCGCGCCGATCGAGGGCGGGTCGTCGCATATCGCCACGGTGGGCTCGGCCGTCGACGGTGCCTGCGAGAAGCTGCGCCGCCAGCTCTGGCGGCTGGCCCGCACGGTCAAGGGGCGCGGCTTTGAACAGTGCGCGTTTGACGACGTCGAGTTCGCCGACGGCGCCATGCGGCTGCGGCAGCAGCCCGATACCAGCATCCCGCTCGATTCGCTGCTGCTGGCGTGCGGCAAGACCCAGCTTGGCGTGCGGCACCTGCTGCTGCCCGACGTGCGCAAGCAGAAGCAGACCGTGCGGGCGGTGCATTCGGCCGTGTTCTGCGAGGTACGCGTGGACGAGGCGCTGGGCGCGGTGCGCGTGACGCGCGTGGTCAGCGCCGTGGCGGCCGGCCGGATCGTGAATCCGCTGACGGCCCGCAGCCAGATATCGGGCGGCGTGGTCTGGGGCATCAGCCAGGCGCTGTTCGAGGAAACGCTGAGCGACCACCGCCTGGGCCGCTTCATGAATCACAATCTCGCCGAATATCACATTGCCGCCAATGCCGACATCCGCGACATCGACGTCATCTTCGTCGAGGAAGACGACCGGATCGTCAGCCGGATTGGCGCCAAGGGCGTGGGCGAGATCGGCATCGTCGGCGTGGCGGCGGCCATCAGCAACGCGATCTACCACGCCACCGGCAAGCGGCTGCGCACCACGCCGATGACGCCGGACAAGCTTGTCGCCGGCTGA
- a CDS encoding DUF1801 domain-containing protein, with protein sequence MKKDAAADGIPAAELIDARIAELGDWRGELLAQLRALVREADPDVVEEWKWSVPVWSHDGILCTGEVYKAAVKMTFPKGASLPDPKGLFNASLEGNVRRAIDFPEGGRIDRPALKALIRAAVAANQATVKARTTAKARPKPAPAAKARARA encoded by the coding sequence ATGAAAAAAGACGCAGCGGCAGATGGCATTCCGGCAGCCGAGCTGATCGACGCCAGGATTGCCGAGCTGGGCGACTGGCGCGGCGAGCTGCTGGCGCAACTGCGAGCGCTGGTCCGCGAGGCCGACCCCGATGTCGTCGAGGAATGGAAGTGGAGCGTGCCGGTGTGGTCGCACGACGGCATCCTGTGCACGGGCGAGGTCTACAAGGCCGCCGTCAAGATGACCTTCCCGAAAGGCGCGTCGCTGCCCGATCCCAAGGGCCTGTTCAATGCCAGCCTGGAAGGCAACGTGCGCCGGGCCATCGACTTTCCTGAAGGCGGCCGGATCGACCGCCCGGCGCTCAAGGCCCTGATCCGCGCGGCCGTGGCCGCCAACCAGGCCACGGTCAAGGCCCGTACGACAGCCAAGGCGCGCCCGAAGCCGGCCCCGGCCGCCAAGGCCAGGGCCCGCGCCTAG